One region of Ananas comosus cultivar F153 linkage group 9, ASM154086v1, whole genome shotgun sequence genomic DNA includes:
- the LOC109714966 gene encoding probable E3 ubiquitin-protein ligase RHB1A, translating to MPRPLPFSLLYGSSETAAGSSENREDEIHEVKETISQAISEEEDFCIICLEEYTAENPHIVPKCGHNFHLNCILAWLERSDRCPVCDQIILRDDLLGMQT from the exons ATGCCTCGACCATTGCCTTTCAGTCTTCTCTATGGGAGCTCAGAAACGGCTGCTGGAAGTTCTGAAAATAGAG AAGATGAAATTCATGAGGTAAAGGAAACAATTTCTCAAGCCATTTCAGAAGAGGAGGATTTTTGTATCATCTGTCTTGAAG AGTATACTGCAGAGAATCCTCACATTGTCCCAAAATGCGGACATAATTTTCATCTGAATTGCATACTTGCTTGGCTGGAGCGAAGTGACCGCTGCCCTGTTTGTGACCAG ATAATATTGAGAGATGATCTTCTCGGAATGCAAACCTGA